The Glycine soja cultivar W05 chromosome 4, ASM419377v2, whole genome shotgun sequence genomic sequence TAACCTTTGACGAACATTCCCCGAGTGGCTTCCTCAGATTCACCCTCGGCAGTGTACTTTCCAAGCTGAGCGAGTGAGTTGGACTTGGCACGGAAAAGGAGTGCATCTTGAGCAGCCTTCACGTTCTCAGGGAGTCCACCCCATGTCTTCAAGCAGGTGTTTTGGAGAGCTCTGGCGTAGGAGAAGGACACGTGCCATGGGTTTGGAGACTGGTTCATAGCATTCAAGttcaaggttgcttcaacctcAGATTGTCCGCCAGACAGAAACTGCACAACACAACAACTTTGGTCATTACCATGGTTAATTGTTTGTTTGCAGTAACAAGGAATGTCTTACGTACCATGATTCCAGGGACAGCAGGTGGGATTCTCCTGTGAAGGAGCTTGAGGGTGTAATCAGCAACTTGCTGAGGAGTGGCCTTGTCCTTGGACTCGGCTCCTGGAGTAACCATGCTAGGCTTGAGGAGAATACCTTCCAACAGGACATTGTTCTCAGCCAGGTACAAGAATACCTCTGACCACACCTTTTGGGCTACTTCGAATGTCCTGTCAATCCCATGCTCACCATCAAGCAAGATCTCTGGCTCCACAATTGGGACCAACCCGTTCTCCTAATTCATTAATCCCATTAGATGCAATAAACAAAATCACTCATAGTTACTTGCATAATATTTCTTACCTGTGAAATTGCAGCATAGCGAGCTAGACCCCAGGCAGCTTCCTTCACTGCCAGAGCAGAGGGACCGTTGGGGATGCTCACAACAGTACGCCTatagtttaaatataaaattaataggcATCAATGGATATTCTGATTTTTGTGgagatacacacacacactcaccaTTTGGCGAAACGGGCACCTTGCTGGTAGTATGCAGCTGAGCGAGACGCAAGACCATCAAGACCTTGGCACCATGACTCATCGTTCGAACCAGCTAGGGGCACCAAACCCTATTGTTTACAGTACATGAAATGAAATCACGTGTTAACATTCATACGCTTTCATATATTATAGAAAGATTTTACTTGTTTGGCCCATAAAAGATTCTACGTACATGTTGTAATTAATTGGCTGTTTAATGAACCTTATATAATCAATTTACTGCACCTACCAAACAATCTTTTCATTTTTGCTTGTAAAAAATTTCTATTCTTGTAGTGGCTGGAgtcttcaaatttcattttcatcactcctcattaaaaaaaaaaaaaaatgctagttgAAGTTGGAAGAGTGGAGAGTAATATTAATTGGGAGGCTTACCTTGTCGACCTTGATACCGGGAACAATGTTTTGGTCAACAAGTACGTCGACGATCTTCCTTCCATCGACAGTGGATTGGTAGAGAGTTTCCTCAAAGAGAATGGCACCAGAGATGTATTCACCAAGACCAGGTACTGTCACAAGTAGGGTACGGTATGCCTGCCGATTAGCTTCTGTGTTCTCTAACCCAATAGATGCCAAACGCTTCCCGCAGGTTGCATTTGACTCATCCATCGCCAAAATACCACGCCCCGGTGAGGCCACTGTTTTCTGCACTCACATAATCAAACCATATTACAAATTAGTGgaactaaattgaatttcattaaTAGATttacaataacttaaccaattGAGTTATAGACACCCTTGGCATTTAATTATGGTTGTTAGTAGTATAAATAGGCTAATAACATACGGCGGTTTTGACGAGCTCGTCAGCATAGGAAGCAGCTTTGATGGTGAGAGCTGATGCTGAGGAAGGGTTGCATCTCACGAGAAGTTGGCGAAGGGTCTGGCCTTTGACCCACTCGCACTTGTCAAGAACAGGAGATGACTTGAGAAGAGTAGCAGAAGCAGAGGCCATtgttgaatctttaatcttatcCCCGCCAAGCAACCTTTCCACCACACATGAATTCCCTCTCTCTGCATTTATAACTCTCCAAGTGATGTTTCGTCTGAGGCTGAGCTCACCCCGCGTCTCCTCGCTTGACACGTGGATGATAATACATGGTTTTTTTCTAACCTCCAAACACCAAGATATCAATAATTTCAAACCTATGTCCCAGAGGATACAAAACTAACTAATGAGGTTACAATTGGCCTAGCTGCTAGCTGTTTGATTCAGTGACAGGATCTGCTCCCTATCATTCCTTATCAATCCCTCCCATGCCAAAAGGCACTTACACTGCTCCGCTGGTTTAAATGCATTCCAGAAATACCAAGTTGCTTTGCTTCATAccataaatattttagtaaGAGAATGACAATTGTTGGTTAGTTGgagtttttttttggctttttaccAATAGTTATAAAAtgtttctttaatatatttggtataaaattttaaatgaaagaaaaagtaaaaataaagtgttttttttaattattaattattaacgaaaCAGCTGAACTAAA encodes the following:
- the LOC114408432 gene encoding fructose-bisphosphate aldolase 1, chloroplastic-like; the protein is MASASATLLKSSPVLDKCEWVKGQTLRQLLVRCNPSSASALTIKAASYADELVKTAKTVASPGRGILAMDESNATCGKRLASIGLENTEANRQAYRTLLVTVPGLGEYISGAILFEETLYQSTVDGRKIVDVLVDQNIVPGIKVDKGLVPLAGSNDESWCQGLDGLASRSAAYYQQGARFAKWRTVVSIPNGPSALAVKEAAWGLARYAAISQENGLVPIVEPEILLDGEHGIDRTFEVAQKVWSEVFLYLAENNVLLEGILLKPSMVTPGAESKDKATPQQVADYTLKLLHRRIPPAVPGIMFLSGGQSEVEATLNLNAMNQSPNPWHVSFSYARALQNTCLKTWGGLPENVKAAQDALLFRAKSNSLAQLGKYTAEGESEEATRGMFVKGYSY